Within Treponema primitia ZAS-1, the genomic segment AACTTATTCGCCAGGGGATCAACATTGGTAATCCCAAGGGAATAGGAAACAATAGAAGCCGCCCCCGATCCCCGCCCGCAGGTCCGGGAAACCATCTTCACAATATCATCCATTACGAGGAAATACGGCGCAAACCCCTTGCTGTTAATAATCCCCAATTCATACTCAATACGCCCTAATTCAGCGTCCCCCAATTCCCCATATCGTTTTTCTGCCCCCGTTATCACTCGCTTGTACAATTCATCCCCCGGTGATGTTCCTGTTGCATACCCCGGAAAAATCCAGTCCTCAAATAGTTCATGGTAAACGCAAGCCGCGCTAATTTCCTTCGTTCCCTTCACCGCTTCCGGCCATGACCGTAGCTGTCCCGCCAATGCCGAAGCAGAAAGGAGCAAATGGCTATCTTTTTTTACCGTGTCCCCTTCGCTCAAATTACCCACCGTTTTACCCAAACCAATAGCCCGTAAAGCCCGGTGAACCGGAAAATCCTCTTTTCCCAAAAACAGTGCTGTATCCAGAAAGGCCAGGGGTATACCAAGCCTGCGGCTGGGGCCAATAGCCCCAAGGGAATCAGGCGTTATTGCCCCATACAAAGCCTTAGCCCGGCCCGCCAAAGCTTCTAAAATAATTTCATCAGATGAAGCCAGAATAAGCCCGTCAGAATCTTGCCGCAGCAATGATACGGGCTTGTAATTTTCCGTATCCCGGTTTCTCATGGTCAGCAATTCGCAGAGCCGGGAATACCCCCGCCTGTCCCGAACAAAGCAATACACCAGCCCCTTATCAGGCACGGTAAGGCAAGCGCCGATAATAGGGCGCACTCCCATTTCCTTAGACTTTTCCAGAATAACCGGAAGCCCGTACAGATTATCCCGGTCAGTAAAACTAACGGTATCGATTCCGTAGGTTTTGACAGCCCGTATCATATCCTCCGGCCTCCGCACCCCATAGAGCAAAGAGTAAGCCGAACAAAGCCCCAGGCGTTCAAGCATTTGAACCCACCGGCAAAGCCGGCGCAGGCCCTCTCCGGGAAGCATTCAGCACTGTCCCGGTAGTCAGCATAGCTAACCCGTATTTATTACGCACCTTGTCCGCCGCTTCCTGCAATTTCCGCTGTTTTGTATCTTCCGCTATCTCAAACAAATCAGGCGACCACCCCAAAGGCCGCAGATCCCCCAAGGCCAGCGTAATACTCCGAACCCTCAGCCGCCGCACCACCGCTTTCAGGTACACCCGTTCCGCCACCCCCGCAATATCCCTATCCGTAACACAAAGCCGCCTGAGTTTTTCCTGCCCCTCCACCCGGACCCCATCGGCGTACACAATGCCCAGAGCCACCGCCCCAGCCCCCCATTTCTGCCCCCGCATTTCAATGCCCCCCGTTTCCGCCAGAAGCATAAGCCCGCCCCGGATAACATCAAAATCCAGGGCATCCTCCACAAGCTCCAAATGCTTTTCTATCCGCCGTTCCCCCAGGAAAGCCGCCACCACCGGGCTATCATCGATACCCCGCGCCGTGTCCCTGAGCCGTCGCCCATGCTTCCCAAAAAGGGCAATCGCCTCCCCGTCAGAAAGGCAAGCCAGCTCCCCAATTTCCCGCAGCCCCGTAACCACCGCAGCCCGCAAAAGGGACGGCCCCATGCCGGGAAGCAAACACAAATCCTGGTGGACCAAAAAATCCGGTTCCCCCCCGGCCTGAATCTGGATGAGCCCCATAGGCCGAATAGTCCGGGTCGCAATCTTGCCAACCAGCTTATTACCCGCCACCGCCGCCGCAGGGCGTATGCCAACCCGTTCCAGCATCTCCCGCAGAATCCGGCTCGCACAGTCCGCCGCAGGCCCGAACAGCCGGGCCGTCCCGGTCAGGTCCAAATACAAATTGCCAAATTGGTCATTCTCATAAATCGGCGCATACACCGAAGCAATCTTTTCCAGTTCCCTATTCATAGCCGCATAGGAAGCAGGGTCAGGCGCCAACACCGGCAAATCCCTCACCAGCCGTTCCGCAACCGCCAACGCCATACCGGGGCTAATCCCTTCCCGCAAAGCCTCAGGCGAAAGGTCCAGAACCAGCGCCCGCCCCCCCGTAGCCCCGGCAACGACAAAAGGCCGCCCCCGGAGCGCCGTATCCTTTTGGGCCGCCACCGCCGCCCGGAACCCGATAATATTAAGATGGCAAACCGCCCGGTTTATGTTCCCCATGTTCAGCCCGATGTTTCGCCCAGTCCCGCCCGTTTCAAAATCTCTAACAGCGTTTGTGCGTTCTGTACCGCCTGCCCCCGCGCATGGTTGTTAAAGTAGACCAGAATCCTGTCCGCCTGCACTTCAATCCGCCGTATCCGGTCAAGCCAGGCTTCAAGCTCCCGCTCGTTATACAGGTAGTCATACCGCGCCACCTCATCGGACCCCCACCATGCCCCGGCATTCCGC encodes:
- a CDS encoding DNA polymerase Y family protein, with the translated sequence MGNINRAVCHLNIIGFRAAVAAQKDTALRGRPFVVAGATGGRALVLDLSPEALREGISPGMALAVAERLVRDLPVLAPDPASYAAMNRELEKIASVYAPIYENDQFGNLYLDLTGTARLFGPAADCASRILREMLERVGIRPAAAVAGNKLVGKIATRTIRPMGLIQIQAGGEPDFLVHQDLCLLPGMGPSLLRAAVVTGLREIGELACLSDGEAIALFGKHGRRLRDTARGIDDSPVVAAFLGERRIEKHLELVEDALDFDVIRGGLMLLAETGGIEMRGQKWGAGAVALGIVYADGVRVEGQEKLRRLCVTDRDIAGVAERVYLKAVVRRLRVRSITLALGDLRPLGWSPDLFEIAEDTKQRKLQEAADKVRNKYGLAMLTTGTVLNASRRGPAPALPVGSNA